The Pan paniscus chromosome 1, NHGRI_mPanPan1-v2.0_pri, whole genome shotgun sequence genome has a segment encoding these proteins:
- the LOC130541089 gene encoding late cornified envelope protein 2D-like translates to MSCQQNQQQCQPPPKCPPKCTLKCPPKCPPKCPPQCRAPCSPAVSSCCGPSSGGCCGPSSGGCCSSGGGGCCLSHHRPRLFHRRRHQSPDCCESEPSGASGCCHSSGGCC, encoded by the coding sequence ATGTCTTGCCAGCAAAACCAGCAGCAGtgccagccccctcccaaatGTCCTCCCAAGTGTACCCTAAAATGTCCACCTAAGTGTCCCCCCAAATGCCCACCACAGTGCCGAGCTCCATGTTCCCCTGCAGTCTCTTcctgctgtggtcccagctctgggggctgctgtggtcccagctctggGGGCTGCTGCAGCTCTGGGGGTGGTGGCTGCTGCCTGAGCCACCACAGGCCCCGTCTCTTCCACCGGCGCCGGCACCAGAGCCCCGATTGCTGTGAGAGTGAACCTTCCGGGGCCTCTGGCTGCTGCCACAGCTCTGGGGGCTGCTGCTGA